The DNA segment CCCGCTCCGACGAGGACCTGCGCGGCGTGTTCGTCGCACCCACGGATTTCATCCTCGGGCTGGATCACCTCGACCAGGTTGCCGACGAACGCGGGGACATCGTTTACTACGAGGTGGGCCGCTTCGTGGAGCTGCTGCTGAAGAACAACCCGAACGCGCTGGAGCTGCTCGGCATGCCGGAAGACTGCATCCGCCACCGGCATCCGTTGTTCGACCTGCTGCCGCCGGGGCTTTTCCTTTCCAAGCTGTGCGCGAAAACCTTCGGCGAGTACGCGATGGGCCAGATCCGCAAGGCGCGTGGACTGAACAAGAAGATCGTCAATCCCCAGCCGGAGCAGAGGCTGGCCTTGCTGGATTTCTGCCACGTGCCGCAGGGACAGGGCAGCGTGCCGGTGCTGTCATGGCTGGCGGAGCGTGGCATCACGCCGGAGCAATGCGGCCTGACCGCCGTGCAGCACGCCGCGGGGATGTATGCCATCTACCATGACGGCGTGACGAACTACCGTGGCCTCGTTTCCCTGAAGGATCCGGATGCCCTGGTCTTCAGCAGCGTGCCCATCGGCGCGGAGCCGGTCGGCTGGATGCACTGCAACCACGATGCTTTCCAAGCCCACTGCAAGGCCCACCGCGAGTATTGGGAATGGGTCGCGAACCGGAACGAGGAACGCTACCAGACCAACTCCCAGCATGGCCGCGGCTATGACTCGAAGAACCTGATGCACACGCTGCGCCTGCTGGATATGGCCAGGGAGATTGCCACTACGGGAGAGCTGGCCGTCCGTCGTCCGGACCGGGAGTTCCTGCTGCGGGTGCGGGCGGGGGAGTTCGACTACGACGAACTCGTCTCACTGGCGGAACGGAAGCTCCAGGAAGCGACGGAGGCGTTCGCAAACTCCGGCCTGCCCGATGCTCCGGACCGTGATCAGGTGAACCGTGCGCTGGTGGAGATCCGCAGGAAATTTCACCGCATCACATGATCCAGCAGCAGGCTCTGGATCGCCAAATAGAACTGCGAGCGGAAGAAAGCGGAGCGCCGCGCGGGGTGGAGGTCCTCCATGGACACATCCTCGCTCGGCCCGAAATGGTGCAGCTCCTCCAGCGCCAGCCGCGCCTGGTTGAGCGCGCCATACCAGATGAAACCGTCCGGTTTGCTGATCCAGATGGACCCCGCCTCTCCGCCGGACCGCTCCATCGCGCCTTCGATGGCCTTGGCCACTTTTGAAATCTGGTCGCCGAACTCGTCACGCAGGTCCGGCACCACGAAGTCCCGCCAGTCCTCCGCGCCCGCTTCCTCCGAAATGAGCGCGCCGAGGCTTTGGGCAAGATCGGTCTCACCACGCTTCGCATCGTGCAGGATGGCGTGGAGGATCTCCCAGTCACTGAGGTCCTCCGCATCGATCCGCAGACCGCCTTCCAGTGTCGGACCGACTTTCATTCCGCCTTCTCCAGCGAGGATTTCAATTGGTGGGCCTGGAGCTGCTGGACGTAGAACTCCGCCTTTTCCTTTTCCCCGGACCAGACGACGGAGCGGCCCGCCTTGTGGACCTGCATCATCAGGATGCCGGCCTTCTTTTCGTCATAGCCGAAGATTTTCATCAGCACGAAGGTCACGTAGCCCATGAGGTTCACCGGGTCATCATGGACGAGCACGTTCCAGGGGGAGGCCGTGGCGACCTCCTCCCGGGTCAGCGTCAGTGTGTCGGTATCCGCCATGGGATTGTCTCAAGCTTCGGCCGCCGCGGGTTCCGGGGCGTCCACCCATTTGTCGTGCTCC comes from the Luteolibacter sp. SL250 genome and includes:
- a CDS encoding nucleotidyltransferase domain-containing protein, translating into MSDVEIGNLLERLEALYGVRILYACESGSRAWGFASPDSDFDIRFIYLRPAETYLSVKEHADTIERPLEGLLDAGGWDVRKALKLLAKSNGALVEWLHSPIIYRETPGFRERWQAAAREVFAPRASSDHYRGLARQMMKGKLDAEKVRAKDYLYAMRALLSAAWVTAGKGPPPVEFDRLLSLAPADVMAEIPGLLEYKARSAEGDRMDKLPVIDAFLESIILDLDEKAAGLARLADHFDILDRMLREELESDAPRLAMPAEAFSIDRVRQSDLLLFDCVAGSKAYGTDLPRSDEDLRGVFVAPTDFILGLDHLDQVADERGDIVYYEVGRFVELLLKNNPNALELLGMPEDCIRHRHPLFDLLPPGLFLSKLCAKTFGEYAMGQIRKARGLNKKIVNPQPEQRLALLDFCHVPQGQGSVPVLSWLAERGITPEQCGLTAVQHAAGMYAIYHDGVTNYRGLVSLKDPDALVFSSVPIGAEPVGWMHCNHDAFQAHCKAHREYWEWVANRNEERYQTNSQHGRGYDSKNLMHTLRLLDMAREIATTGELAVRRPDREFLLRVRAGEFDYDELVSLAERKLQEATEAFANSGLPDAPDRDQVNRALVEIRRKFHRIT
- the clpS gene encoding ATP-dependent Clp protease adapter ClpS; this translates as MADTDTLTLTREEVATASPWNVLVHDDPVNLMGYVTFVLMKIFGYDEKKAGILMMQVHKAGRSVVWSGEKEKAEFYVQQLQAHQLKSSLEKAE